Proteins encoded together in one Dasypus novemcinctus isolate mDasNov1 chromosome 9, mDasNov1.1.hap2, whole genome shotgun sequence window:
- the CENPS gene encoding centromere protein S, with product MEGETDEEQQRFSYQQRLKAAVHYTVGRLCEEVAADKEMQFSKQTIAAISEVTFRQCENFAKDLEMFARHAKRSTINTEDVKLLARRSNSLLKHITEKNEEIAQFNLERKAKKKKKLEDSREPPDAGVEESKN from the exons ATGGAGGGCGAGACGGATGAGGAGCAGCAGCGATTCTCTTACCAACAG AGGCTGAAGGCAGCAGTTCACTACACTGTGGGTCGTCTTTGCGAGGAAGTTGCAGCAGACAAAGAGATGCAGTTCAGCAAACAGACCATTGCAGCCATTTCGGAGGTGACTTTTCGACAGTGCG aaaattTTGCCAAAGACCTTGAAATGTTTGCAAG ACATGCAAAAAGAAGCACAATTAACACTGAAGATGTGAAGCTCTTAGCCAGGAGGAGTAATTCACTG ctAAAACATATTacagagaaaaatgaagagattGCTCAGTTTAACCTAGAGCgaaaggcaaagaagaaaaagaagctaGAGGATTCAAGGGAGCCACCAGATGCTGGAGTTGAGGAAAGTAAGAATTAA